The segment GGCTGCCGAGGACGCGGGAGGACCGGCTTTCCTGCCGGGCGCAGGCTCAGGCTCCGAGCAGATCCAGCAGTGTGCGGGCCACCACCTTGGTTGCGCGGCGAAGGTCGTCGAGGACCAGATGCTCGTCGGCGCGTTTGGCATTGGATTCACGCACGGTGCGCGGGCCGGCGCCGTAGATGACGCCGGGAATGCCGCGCTCGACATACAGGCGCACATCGGTGTACAGCGGGGTGCCCAAGGCCGGGATGGCTTGGCCGAACAGCTCCTGGCCGTGCTTCTGGATCGCCTGCACGAGCGGGGCATTGCCGGCCAGCGGTTTCATGGCCCGGCACAGCAGCATGCGCTTGACCTCGACCCGGATCACCTTGCCGCCGCGCGGCGGGTTGAAGCTGGCCGCAGCCTGTTCGATCGTGCGGCGCAGGCTCGCCTCGACCTCGGCCGGATCTTCCTCGGGGATCATGCGGCGGTCAAGCTTGAGCACCACCTTGCCCGGGATCACGTTGGTGTTGGTGCCACCCTGGATCAGGCCCACGTTGAGGTAGGGGTGGGTGATGCCTTCGACGTTCGAGCGGACCTTGAGGTAGTCGGCGTTGAGCCGGTAGAGGGCGTTGAGGATGTGGGTGGCGCCCTGCAGCGCATCGGTGCCGCTGTCGGGGATGGCCGCGTGTGCCATGTCGCCGTGCACCGTCACCTCCAGCTGCAGGCAGCCGTTGTGCGCGACCACCACTTGGTAGCTGAAGCCGGCGGCGATCATCAGGTCCGGCTTGGTCAGGCCCTTCTCCAGCAGCCAGCCGGGGCCGACCTCGCCTCCGTACTCCTCGTCGTAGGTCACGTGCAGTTCCACGCCACCCTTGAGCGGCGCACCCAGCGATTCGAGGGCGCGGATCGCGTAGGTGAAGCTGGCGATGTCGCACTTGCTCACCGCGGCCGCGCGACCGTAGATCTTGCCGCCTTCGATCTCGCCGCCATAGGGGTCGTGCGTCCAGCCTTCGCCGGGTGGTACCACGTCGCCGTGGGCGTTGAGCGCGATGGTCCTGCCGCCGGCGCCGTAGCGTCGGCGCACGATCAGGTTGGTAATGGTTTCCAGGCCGGCAGCTTGCACCTCGGCCTTGGGCACGGCGTGCTTTTCGGCCGCCAGGCCCATGCCGCCCAGCAGCTCGGCCGTGCGCTCGGCATGCGGCGCGTTGTTGCCCGGCGGGGTGTCGGTGGGCACGCGGATGAGTTCCTGCAGGAACTTCACTTCTTCGTCGAAGTGGGCGTCGATCCAGGCGTCGAGTTGCTGTTGCGGTGTGGTCATGGTGATAGGTGTATGTGGGCCTCGCCAGGCTCGGCCCGGATGGAACAGGGTCAGTTGTCCTGCGTCAATTGATGGAGCACATGGTCGAAAGCCTTGACGGCCAGGTCCATGTCGTCGGCGGTGCTCGACTCCAGCGGGTTGTGGCTGATGCCGCTGTTCTCACCACGCACGAACAGCATGGCCTGCGGCAGGATTTCATGCAGCTTCATGGCGTCGTGGCCGGCGCCACTGGGCATGCGGTGCAGCGGAACGCCCAGGGCGGTGCAGGCGCGTTCCCAGCGCGCCTGCCAGGCGGAGGCGCTGGGGGCCGCGGCGGCACGCATGGTTTCTTCCAGCGTATGGCGCAGGCCCCGGCGTTCGCAGATCTCACCAAGCGTAGCCAGCACGTCCCGGGCCATCGCATCGCGCTGTTCGTTGGTGGGCGCGCGCATGTCCAGGCTGAAGCGGCACGCGCCCGGCACCACGTTGATGGAGCCGTTGGGCACCTGCAGCATGCCCACGGTGGCGACCGAGTCGCCGTCCTGTGCCGCGCGCCGCTCGGCGTACAAGATGAGCTCGGCCACTGCCGCGGCGGCATCGCGCCGGCGGTTCATCGGCGTGGTGCCCGCGTGGCTGGCCATGCCGATGACCTCGCCCACATAGCGCACGCTGCCGTTGATGCTGGTGACGATGCCCAGCGGCAGGTTCAGTTCGTTGAGCACCGGGCCCTGCTCGATGTGCACCTCGATGAAGCCCAGGTAGCGCGCGGGATCGCGCTGCAGCTTCGGGATGTCGTCGATAACAAGGCCGGCCTGCTGCATCGCCTCGCGCATGGTGATGCCGTCGGCGTCCTTCTGGTCCAGCCAGCTAGGGTCGAAGTGGCCGGTGAGCGCGCCCGAGCCGAGGAAGGTGGCCTTGTAGCGCTGGCCTTCCTCTTCGGCAAAGCCCACAACCTCGATGCCGAAGGGCAGGCGCTTGCCGGCGGCGTGCAGCTTCTGAACGCAGGCCATGGGCACGAAGATGCCCAGCCGCCCGTCGTACTTGCCACCGTTGCGCACGGTGTCGTAGTGCGATCCCGTCATCAGGTATCTGGCGCCTGCATCCGCCGGGTGATAGCGCCCGACCACATTGCCCACCGCGTCGATACCGACCTCGTCGAAACCGCAGTCCTTCATCCAGTGGCTGATACGCTGGGCGCAGGCGCGGTGTGCGTCGGTGAGGTAGGTCACCGTAAGCTGCCCCTTCTCGGCGTAGCCCGGGTCGCTGTGCCGGGCCAGGGCTTCCTGCCAGTCCCAGACGCGCTGGCCGTCCACCGGCTCGAAACCGAACTTGTCGTTGAGCCGGATCTCGGCGATGCGGTGGATGTTGCGCAGGCATTCCTGCAGTTCGAAATCCGGGTGGCCGTGCAGGCGGCGCTCGAAGGCCTCCATGATCTGCGCCTTGTTCAGGCCCGTGCCGCGGGGGCCGCGCACCGCGAGGATGAAGGGCCAGCCGAACTTCGCGTTGTAGTCGGCGTTGAGTTGCTGGATACGGGCGAACTCGTCGGGCGTGCAGTTGGTGAGCCCGGCCCTGGTCTGCTCGTTGGTCGATTCGGCCGTCAGCGACTTGCTCACCATGGCCTTGCCAGCCAGTTCCGGGTGGGCGCGGATCAGGCCGATCTGTGCCTCGCGACCGGCGTCATCGAGCACGCGCGTCATGGCGTGCTTGAGCTGCGCCAGGGAAGCGAAGGGCCGCCGGCCGAGCGCGCGCTCGGCGATCCAGGGCGTATGCTCATACAGGCCATCGAGCATCTGCAGGGCCCCGGTCAGGGGCGCGACGTTGAGTTGGTCCAGGATGAGGGGCATGGCGATCCTTGCGAATGGCCTCAGGCGGGCACGGGGTGCGTGGCTTTCCAGTGCCGCGCGATGTCGAGCCGACGCGCGACCCACACCTTGTCGTGCGACTGGATGTGGTCGAGGAAACGCTGCAGCGCCGCAATGCGGCCCGGACGGCCGAGCAGGCGGCAGTGCATGCCGATGCTCATCATCTTGGGCCGGTCCAGGCCGGCGGGATCGCCCTCGGCGTAGAGCGCGTCGAAGCTGTCCTTCAGGTAGGCGAAAAACGGCTCGGCGTGGGAAAAGCCCTGCGGCAGCGAGAAGCGCATGTCGTTGCAGTCGAGCGTGTAGGGCACGATGAGCTGGTGCGCGTCGCGGCCGTCGCTCTTGCGCACCTTCATCCAGAAGGGCAGGTCGTCACCGTAGTAGTCGCTGTCGTATTCGAAGCCACCGTAGTCGGCCACGAGGCGGCGCGTGTTGGGGCTGTCACGGCCGGTGTACCAGCCCAGGGGGCGTTCGCCTGTCAGTTGGCGGATGATCGCCATGGCCTCGGCCATGTGAGTCCGTTCGGTGGCTTCGTCGAGGTTCTGGTAGTGGATCCACTTGAGGCCGTGGCAGGCGATCTCGTGGCCCAGCTCCTGGAAGGCGGCGCAGACCTCGGGGCTGCGTTGCAGCGCGGTGGCCACGCCGAAGACGGTGAGCGGCAGGCCGCGCTGCTCGAACTCTCGCAGGATGCGCCAGACACCCTGGCGCGCGCCGTACTCGTAAATGCCCTCCATGCTGATGTGTCGCGCGGAGAAGGCCGCGGGGCTGAACATCTCGGAGAGAAAGGTCTCGGAGGCCGCGTCACCATGCAGCACGCAGTTCTCGCCGCCCTCTTCGTAATTGAGTACGAACTGCACGGCGATGCGCGCACCGCCCGGCCAGCGGGCATGCGGGGGCGTGCGGCCGTAGCCGCCGAGGTCGCGCGGGTAGGGGGCGGTGCTGTCGTAGGTCATGCCAGGGCCACGGCGATGTCGCTGGTCGGGGGTTTGCGGTCGAAGGTCAGGTTGGCCATGACATTGCTCAGGTGCTCGTCCATCAGCCGCACGGCCAGGTCTTCGTCCCTGGCGGCCACGGCCTTGACGAGTTCCACGTGTTCTTCGTTCGAATGCTCGGCAGCGCTCTTGGACTGGTAGACCAGGGTGATCAGCGCGCAGCGCGAGGTCAGTTCCTCCAGCAGCTCGGCCAGGACCTGGTTGCCCGTGAGTTCGGCCATGCGCACGTGGAAGTCGCCGAGCAGCTCGTTGCGACCCGGCACGTCGTTGTTGGCCACGGCTTTTTTCTCCTCGGCGACATGGGCGCGCAGGGCCTTGATCTTGGCCGGCGTGGCCTGGCGCACGAAGGTGCGCACCATTTCCAGCTCCAGCATGCGGCGGACCTCGAAAACCTGGCGGGCCTCGTCTACCGAGGGCGTGGCGACAAAGGCGCCGCGCGCGGGTTCAAGGCGGATGAGCCGGTTCCTGGCCAGCTGGAACAGGGCCTGGCGCACCAGGGTGCGTGAGACGCCAAAGTGGTCGGCCAGCTTCTGCTCGGCCAGCTTGGTGCCGGGATGGAGCCGGTGTTCGACGATGGCGCGCGTGAGCGATTCGACGATCTGACGGGTGCTGGACGATTCCATGCAATAAATAATAGCCGGATTTTCAAAAACTGTATACACTTTTAGTGGACCGTGACGGTTGCCGTCATGGATCGACTTCGGAAATTCCGCGTGCAGGCATCCAGCGTGCGCATGACTTTGGAGAAGGCAGACCATGGGACTCAGCACCCACGTACTCGACACCATGCACGGCTGCCCTGCCGCCGGCATGCAGGTCGCGCTCTACACCACGCAAGACGGGCGCGTCGAACTGGTGCGGCGCTTCACGCTCGACGGCAACGGCCGCAACCCCGAGGGCCAGCTTTACGACAGTGCCAGTCTCAAGGCCGGCACCTACCGCCTGAGCTTCGATGTGAAGGGCTACTTCCGATCGCGCGGTGTGGCGCTGCCCGAGCCGGCCTTCCTGGACCAGGTGTCCATCGACTTCGGCGTGGCCGACGCCATGCAGCATTACCACGTGCCCCTGCTGGTGAGCCCCTGGAGTTATTCGACCTACCGGGGGAGTTGAACGATGGATGCATACCTGCTGGACTGGGCCAACCTCCTGCTGCGCTGGCTGCACGTGATCGTCGCCATCGCCTGGATCGGCTCCTCCTTCTATTTCGTCTTCCTCGACAGCAGCCTCACACCCCCCGAGGACGGCAAGCTGCGCAAGGATGGCGCCACCGGCGAACTCTGGGCCGTGCACGGCGGCGGCTTCTACCACCCGGTCAAGTACGCGGTGTCCCCGCCCGTGCTGCCGCCGCACCTGCACTGGTTCTACTGGGAGAGTTACAGCACCTGGCTCAGCGGCTTCGCCCTTTTCCTCATCTCCTACCTCTGGAGCCCCAGCGTCTACCTGATCGACCCGCGGGTGATGGACTGGGCGCCCTGGGCGGCGGTGACAACGGCGCTGGCTTTCCTCGTGGTGTTCTGGCTGCTGTATGACCTGGCCTGCCGCTTCCTGGGGCAGGGCGAGAGAGGCGACAGCAAGGTCGGTATCGCCGTGGCCCTGCTCGTGGTGCTGGCGTCCTGGCTGGCCTGCCAGCTGTTTGCCGGGCGTGCGGCCTTCCTGCTGGTCGGGGCCATGCTGGCCACCACCATGAGCGCCAACGTGGCCATGTGGATCATCCCGGGCCAGCGCAAGGTGGTGGCCGCGCTCAAGGCCGGCCTGCCGGTGGACCCCATCCACGGCCAGCGCGGCAAGCAGCGCAGCGTGCACAACACCTATTTCACGCTGCCGGTGCTGTTTGCCATGCTCAGCAACCACTACAGCTTCACCTACGCGTCGGCGTACAACTGGGTGTTCCTGGTTCTCATCATGTTCGCGGGCGCGGCCATCCGCCAGTTCTTCGTGCTGCGCCATGGCTACAAGCTCGGGCGCAATGCGCATCCCTGGCCTTATGCGGCGGCGGGTGTGGTGGTGTTGCTGGGGCTGATCGTCTGGTTGCGGCCGGCACCGGTGCCTGCTGCCGCTGCACCGCAGGCCGTGAGCCTGGCCCAGGTGCAGGCGGTGATGGCGCAGCGCTGTGTCATGTGCCATGGCGAGGCCTTGCAGTCCAAGGGCGTGCGGCTGGACAGCGCGGACGCCCTGAAGCAGCATGCGCCGCTGATTTACCAGCAGGCGGTCATGAGCCGTGTGATGCCGATGAACAATGCGACGGGGATGACGGAAGAAGAGCGTGCCCTGGTGGCGCAGTGGTTTCGCGCGGGTGCCCCCGTCGAGTGAGCGGTCTGCTCGGCCTCAGCGTTTCCAGAAATCGCGGTGCAGTGCCGCGATGTCTTCTTCGGCCTCGGCCACGGGGCCGATGACCTCCACCTGTTTCTGTCCGGCCGCAAACACCGAGCGGCAGGGCAGGTCCATGGTGGGGTTCTCCTCGTGGCTGCCCGTCAGTTCGAGCAGGCGGCGTTCGCTCAGGCCGTAGACCAGGCGCCCGATATTCGCCCAATACTGGGTAGCCGCGCACATGGCACAGGGCTCCACCGTGGTGACCAGGGTGCAGCCCCAGAGGTAGTCGGGGGCGTAGTTCTGCGCGGCGGTACGCGCCAGCACCGCCTCCGCGTGGTTGACCGTGTCCACATTGCCCTGCTCGGCCAGCACGGTCTCGCCATCGGGCGCCACCAGGATGGCGCCGAAAGGATGGCGCCCCAGTTCATCACGGGCCCGGCGCGCCACGGCATTGGCACGCCGCAGGTGGCGCAGGACCTGTTCAGGCGTCACGTGTTTTGTGAACCGCGGTGGGCCCAGCCCGTGGTGTGTTTCTCGATGAAGCTGAAGAGTTCGTACATGGCCATGGCCATGGCGCCCACCACCAGCAGGCCGCTGAAGGCCAGGCCCATCTGCATGGCCGAACCGGCACTGATGAGCAGGTAGCCGATGCCTTCGTTGGCGGCGGTCATCTCGGACACCGTGGTGCCCACGAAGGCCAGGGTGATGGCCACCTTGAGCGAACCGAAGAAGTAGGGCATGGAGCGCGGCAGTCCCACCTTGATCAGCACGTCCCAGCGTTTGGCGCCCAGCACACGCAGCACGTCCTCCAGCTCCGGCTCCAGCGTGGCCAGGCCGGTGGCGATGTTGACCGTGATGGGGAAGAAGCTGATCAGGAAGGCCGTGAGGATGGCCGGGCCGATGCCGATGCCGAACCACACCACCAGGATGGGCACGAAGGCTGCCTTGGGCAGGGCGTTGAAGGCCGTCATCAGCGGGTAGACCGCGGCGTAGGCCAGGCGCGAGCTGCCGATCAGGAAACCCAGCAGCACACCCACCACGATGGCGATGCCGAAGCCCGCCATGGTGACCCAGAAGGTGCGCCAGGCATGGCCGGCGATGACGGCCTTGTACTCCAGCGTCTGTTCCCAGATGCGCAGCGGGCTGGGGAAGATGAACTCCGAGACGTTGAAGGCCGAGGTGATGATCTGCCAGAGGATGACGATGGCCACCAGCAAGAGCAGGGGGGACCAGCGTTCGAGTTCTTTGCGGTGTTTCATGGACAGGGCCTCACTGGTTGATCGTGGCACCGGGCTTGCGCATGGCGCCGATGTGGCCGCGCAGCTCGTGCACGATGCTGGTGAACTCGGGGGTATAGGTGATTTCCAGGTCGCGCGGGCGCGGCAGGTCGATCTCGCGCTGCACGACGAAGCGGCCCGGGCCCTTGCTCATGACGTAGACCGTGTCGGCCAGGAAGACCGATTCGCGCAGGTCGTGCGTGACCAGGATGACGTTGAACTTCTGCGCTGCATGCAGGTCGCGCAGGGTGCACCAGAGTTCCTCGCGCGTGAAGGCGTCAAGCGCGCCGAAGGGCTCGTCCAGCAGCAGCATCTTGGGCTCGTGGATCAGGGCGCGGCAGATGCTGGCACGTTGCTGCATGCCGCCCGAGAGTTCCCAGGGAAATTTTTTGGCGTAACCACCCAGGCCCACGGTCTCGAGCAGCTTGAGCGCGCGTTCCTCAAATTCTTTGCGGCGGTCCTTGAACTGCGAACGGTAGGGCTCGACGATCTCCAGTGGCAGCAGCACGTTGTCCAGCGTGGTCCGCCAGGGCAGCAGCGAAGGCGCCTGGAAGGCCATGCCCGAGACCTTGAGTGGACCGGTCACGGGCTGGCCGTCGACGCGGATGCGGCCCATGCTGGGCATCTTCAGGCCGGTGGTCAGTTTCATGAAGGTGGACTTGCCGCAGCCCGAGGGCCCGACGATGGCGATGAACTCGCCCTGGCGCACGTTCAGGTTGATGGCCTCGACCGCGAAGACGTTCTGGGCCAGCAACTCGTCGTTGTAGGCCAGCCAGACGTCGTCGAACTGGACGAAGGGGGGGGAGGGGGTGTCGGTGCTCATGGTCATTGCGGCAAAAAAATGGCCAGACGATGCTGGCCAGTTGATTCAGGCAAGCATGCCGCTCACTTCCTGGCCGGCGGCAGGATGTTCAGCTCGGCCGTGGTCGGCAGCATGGAGCCGTTCCAGATGGCGGCGGGATCGACGCGGGTCTTGGTGGCGAAGGCGTCGGACACCTGCGAAGCCATCAGGGACAGGCGGCCCGGGACGATCTGGCCGAAGCCTTCCTTGCGGGCGTCGGGGCTGGCGACCACCGCGTCGATGGCCATCTGCAGGCGACGGGTCTCCAGTTCCACGTTGATGATGCCGTCGCGTGCCTTGACGGTCTCGATGCCGGCGGCCGGGTTGGCCATCACTTCCTTGGCGCCCTTGGCGAAGGCCTTGAGGAAGGCCTTGATCAGCTCGGGGTTCTCCTTGATCAGCTTGGGGCTGGCGATGATGGCGTTGCCGTAGAGCTTCACGCCGAAATCGGCATAGGGCATGACGACCACATCCGCCGCCTTGACACCACGCGCTTCCAGGTTGAGCAGCGAGGTGAAGGAGAAACCCGTGATGGCGTCGATGTCACCGCGCACCAGCATGGTCTCGCGCAGCGGCGGGTCCATGGCGGTCCAGGCCACGTTCTTCACGCCATTGGCCTTCTCGAAGATGGGGAAGGCCTTGCGACCGGCGTCGAAGACCGGCGCGCCGAGTTTCTTGCCGCTGAGGTCGGCCGGGGTCTTGATGCCCGACTTCTTGAGCGCCATCACCGCCGCCGGCGTGTTGTTGTAGACCATCATGACGGCCACCGGCTTGTTGGGGGCGTCCGGGTTGTTGGCGTGGAATTCCATCAGGGCGGCCATGTCGGCGAAGCCCATGTCATAGGTGCCCGAGGCCACGCGCGTGACGGTGCCACCCGATCCGTTGCCGCTGTCCACGGTCACGTCCAGGCCGGCTTCCTTGAAATGGCCCTTGGCGGCGGGCAGGGTGAAGAAGGCGGCCGGGCCTTCGAAGCGCCAGTCCAGCTGGAACTTGAGGGGCTTGGTCTGGGCCTGGGCGGAGGCGAAGGTGGCCGTCAGCGCGAGGGCGACGACGGTCTGGAGAAGGTGGCGCTTGGACATGGGGATCTCCTTGGGGTTAGCCTGCCTGCAGGCGGTGAGAAAAGCGATGGGTGCCATCACGGTAGATGTGTACGAGCAAAAAGGGTGCCAGTTCCAGCTTCTGCGGACCCGAGATTGAAAACACAGCTGTATACAGATTGTCTGGTCGTTTCGGGCCCCAGATATTCAGATAAACCCTAAACGGTGCGCACCGGGGTGGTGCGACGCACGCTGCTTGTGCGGTTTGCGGCTAGGTGTTCAGTGCGGGCGCGAGGGCTGGTCGTAGGCACAGCGCAGGCCGATGTAGACCGCGTAGAAGCCGGCCGGTTTCCAGGCGGTCACCCCGGCGCGCATCTGGTCGGCGTCGTACCACCAGGAGCCGCCCATGGTGCGACGGTCCTCGCCCTGCGCATCGGCCACCCATTCCCAGACATTGGCGCCCATGTCGTACAGGCCGTTGACACCGGCGCGGGTCTGGCCCGCCGCCGCGGCGCGCGGCCATGGATCGGGCCCGCTGGTATTGGCGCCGGCGGGGCTGTCGCCCGTGGGCCAGGCATAGCTGCGGCCGCGCACCCAGGGCACAGGCGGCGCGCGGCGCTGCTCGGTATACGCCGCGCTGATCCATTCGGATGCCGTGGGCAGGCGGCCGCCTGCCCAGCGGCAATAGGCGGCGGCTTCAGCGTGTGTCAGGTGCACGGCGGGCAGGGCATCACTCGTCGGGGGCGTGCCGTCGGGTTGGCGCCAGTTCCAGCCAGCGCGGCGTTGCCAGCCAGCCACGTATTCGAAACCACCCCCTTCGCGCTCGGCCTGCGTCACCACGCCTGTCGCTGCGGCATGGCGCGCGAACTGCGTGATCGTGACTTCGGTCCGGTCGAGCGCCCACGTGCCGAAACTCACGCGCTCCTGGGCCGACGCTGCGGCGCCCCAGAGGCACAGCCAGGCCAGCCAGCGGCGCTTCATGAGGCGCGGGCGCGCCGGTCCAGCCAGCGCTGCAGGGCCCGCTGCAAGCGGGGGCGCAGCGGCAGGAAGAGCCGGTAGGCGGCCTCGGCCAGCCAGGACAGCGGCGGCAC is part of the Rhodoferax sp. BAB1 genome and harbors:
- a CDS encoding ABC transporter substrate-binding protein, which codes for MSKRHLLQTVVALALTATFASAQAQTKPLKFQLDWRFEGPAAFFTLPAAKGHFKEAGLDVTVDSGNGSGGTVTRVASGTYDMGFADMAALMEFHANNPDAPNKPVAVMMVYNNTPAAVMALKKSGIKTPADLSGKKLGAPVFDAGRKAFPIFEKANGVKNVAWTAMDPPLRETMLVRGDIDAITGFSFTSLLNLEARGVKAADVVVMPYADFGVKLYGNAIIASPKLIKENPELIKAFLKAFAKGAKEVMANPAAGIETVKARDGIINVELETRRLQMAIDAVVASPDARKEGFGQIVPGRLSLMASQVSDAFATKTRVDPAAIWNGSMLPTTAELNILPPARK
- a CDS encoding GntR family transcriptional regulator gives rise to the protein MESSSTRQIVESLTRAIVEHRLHPGTKLAEQKLADHFGVSRTLVRQALFQLARNRLIRLEPARGAFVATPSVDEARQVFEVRRMLELEMVRTFVRQATPAKIKALRAHVAEEKKAVANNDVPGRNELLGDFHVRMAELTGNQVLAELLEELTSRCALITLVYQSKSAAEHSNEEHVELVKAVAARDEDLAVRLMDEHLSNVMANLTFDRKPPTSDIAVALA
- a CDS encoding urate hydroxylase PuuD, with the translated sequence MDAYLLDWANLLLRWLHVIVAIAWIGSSFYFVFLDSSLTPPEDGKLRKDGATGELWAVHGGGFYHPVKYAVSPPVLPPHLHWFYWESYSTWLSGFALFLISYLWSPSVYLIDPRVMDWAPWAAVTTALAFLVVFWLLYDLACRFLGQGERGDSKVGIAVALLVVLASWLACQLFAGRAAFLLVGAMLATTMSANVAMWIIPGQRKVVAALKAGLPVDPIHGQRGKQRSVHNTYFTLPVLFAMLSNHYSFTYASAYNWVFLVLIMFAGAAIRQFFVLRHGYKLGRNAHPWPYAAAGVVVLLGLIVWLRPAPVPAAAAPQAVSLAQVQAVMAQRCVMCHGEALQSKGVRLDSADALKQHAPLIYQQAVMSRVMPMNNATGMTEEERALVAQWFRAGAPVE
- a CDS encoding M20/M25/M40 family metallo-hydrolase encodes the protein MTTPQQQLDAWIDAHFDEEVKFLQELIRVPTDTPPGNNAPHAERTAELLGGMGLAAEKHAVPKAEVQAAGLETITNLIVRRRYGAGGRTIALNAHGDVVPPGEGWTHDPYGGEIEGGKIYGRAAAVSKCDIASFTYAIRALESLGAPLKGGVELHVTYDEEYGGEVGPGWLLEKGLTKPDLMIAAGFSYQVVVAHNGCLQLEVTVHGDMAHAAIPDSGTDALQGATHILNALYRLNADYLKVRSNVEGITHPYLNVGLIQGGTNTNVIPGKVVLKLDRRMIPEEDPAEVEASLRRTIEQAAASFNPPRGGKVIRVEVKRMLLCRAMKPLAGNAPLVQAIQKHGQELFGQAIPALGTPLYTDVRLYVERGIPGVIYGAGPRTVRESNAKRADEHLVLDDLRRATKVVARTLLDLLGA
- the uraH gene encoding hydroxyisourate hydrolase gives rise to the protein MGLSTHVLDTMHGCPAAGMQVALYTTQDGRVELVRRFTLDGNGRNPEGQLYDSASLKAGTYRLSFDVKGYFRSRGVALPEPAFLDQVSIDFGVADAMQHYHVPLLVSPWSYSTYRGS
- the uraD gene encoding 2-oxo-4-hydroxy-4-carboxy-5-ureidoimidazoline decarboxylase, with protein sequence MPLILDQLNVAPLTGALQMLDGLYEHTPWIAERALGRRPFASLAQLKHAMTRVLDDAGREAQIGLIRAHPELAGKAMVSKSLTAESTNEQTRAGLTNCTPDEFARIQQLNADYNAKFGWPFILAVRGPRGTGLNKAQIMEAFERRLHGHPDFELQECLRNIHRIAEIRLNDKFGFEPVDGQRVWDWQEALARHSDPGYAEKGQLTVTYLTDAHRACAQRISHWMKDCGFDEVGIDAVGNVVGRYHPADAGARYLMTGSHYDTVRNGGKYDGRLGIFVPMACVQKLHAAGKRLPFGIEVVGFAEEEGQRYKATFLGSGALTGHFDPSWLDQKDADGITMREAMQQAGLVIDDIPKLQRDPARYLGFIEVHIEQGPVLNELNLPLGIVTSINGSVRYVGEVIGMASHAGTTPMNRRRDAAAAVAELILYAERRAAQDGDSVATVGMLQVPNGSINVVPGACRFSLDMRAPTNEQRDAMARDVLATLGEICERRGLRHTLEETMRAAAAPSASAWQARWERACTALGVPLHRMPSGAGHDAMKLHEILPQAMLFVRGENSGISHNPLESSTADDMDLAVKAFDHVLHQLTQDN
- a CDS encoding formylglycine-generating enzyme family protein — translated: MKRRWLAWLCLWGAAASAQERVSFGTWALDRTEVTITQFARHAAATGVVTQAEREGGGFEYVAGWQRRAGWNWRQPDGTPPTSDALPAVHLTHAEAAAYCRWAGGRLPTASEWISAAYTEQRRAPPVPWVRGRSYAWPTGDSPAGANTSGPDPWPRAAAAGQTRAGVNGLYDMGANVWEWVADAQGEDRRTMGGSWWYDADQMRAGVTAWKPAGFYAVYIGLRCAYDQPSRPH
- a CDS encoding nucleoside deaminase, whose protein sequence is MTPEQVLRHLRRANAVARRARDELGRHPFGAILVAPDGETVLAEQGNVDTVNHAEAVLARTAAQNYAPDYLWGCTLVTTVEPCAMCAATQYWANIGRLVYGLSERRLLELTGSHEENPTMDLPCRSVFAAGQKQVEVIGPVAEAEEDIAALHRDFWKR
- the puuE gene encoding allantoinase PuuE, with the translated sequence MTYDSTAPYPRDLGGYGRTPPHARWPGGARIAVQFVLNYEEGGENCVLHGDAASETFLSEMFSPAAFSARHISMEGIYEYGARQGVWRILREFEQRGLPLTVFGVATALQRSPEVCAAFQELGHEIACHGLKWIHYQNLDEATERTHMAEAMAIIRQLTGERPLGWYTGRDSPNTRRLVADYGGFEYDSDYYGDDLPFWMKVRKSDGRDAHQLIVPYTLDCNDMRFSLPQGFSHAEPFFAYLKDSFDALYAEGDPAGLDRPKMMSIGMHCRLLGRPGRIAALQRFLDHIQSHDKVWVARRLDIARHWKATHPVPA
- a CDS encoding ABC transporter ATP-binding protein, whose amino-acid sequence is MSTDTPSPPFVQFDDVWLAYNDELLAQNVFAVEAINLNVRQGEFIAIVGPSGCGKSTFMKLTTGLKMPSMGRIRVDGQPVTGPLKVSGMAFQAPSLLPWRTTLDNVLLPLEIVEPYRSQFKDRRKEFEERALKLLETVGLGGYAKKFPWELSGGMQQRASICRALIHEPKMLLLDEPFGALDAFTREELWCTLRDLHAAQKFNVILVTHDLRESVFLADTVYVMSKGPGRFVVQREIDLPRPRDLEITYTPEFTSIVHELRGHIGAMRKPGATINQ
- a CDS encoding ABC transporter permease gives rise to the protein MKHRKELERWSPLLLLVAIVILWQIITSAFNVSEFIFPSPLRIWEQTLEYKAVIAGHAWRTFWVTMAGFGIAIVVGVLLGFLIGSSRLAYAAVYPLMTAFNALPKAAFVPILVVWFGIGIGPAILTAFLISFFPITVNIATGLATLEPELEDVLRVLGAKRWDVLIKVGLPRSMPYFFGSLKVAITLAFVGTTVSEMTAANEGIGYLLISAGSAMQMGLAFSGLLVVGAMAMAMYELFSFIEKHTTGWAHRGSQNT